The DNA window CGACGACCTCGACCGCCTGTTCGATACAGTCAAGCGGGAAAAGGGCAAGATCGACGTCCTGTACGCGAGCGCCGGCACGGGCGAAGCCGTCCCACTGGGCGAGGTTACCGAGCAGCACTTCGATGCGGCCTTCAACCTGAATGCGCGCGGCACGCTGTTTACGGTACAGAAGGCGTTGCCGCTGTTCAACAATGGCGGATCGATCTTCATGACCGGGTCCGTTGCTTCGATCAAAGGTTTTCCTGGTTACAGCGTATATGCGGCGAGCAAGGCGACGTTGCTCGCATTCGCACGCGGGTGGCTCAACGAACTCAAGGGCAGGAATATCCGGGTGAACGTGCTGCACCCAGGGCCGATCGCCACACCGATGCAGGACCAAGTTCTCACCGAGGAGGCGAAGCAGATGTTCGAATCCCTGATCCCGCGGGGAAAGATGGGGCGTCCTGAGGAAATTGCGGCGGTCGCGCTGTTTCTTGCTTCAGACGATTCGAGCTTCGTGAATGGGGTGGAGTTGTCTGTCGACGGCGGCTTCTCGGCCATCTGAATTTGCGCCGGATCGCCGGAAGTGGCTGACCGTCCGGCCGCGCGGAAGTCGTTCACCGCAGGACGTATACGCAAAGGTCGCCACACGGCGGAACGGATAACCCAGCGCCGTTGAAGGCTCGGGAAACAATACCAACACGGATCGGAGAAGCATTATGAGCTACGCAATCGTAGGATTCGGCAAGATAGGCCAGGCCCTCGCCCACGCCTTCGCCCGTAAAAACATCGATGTGACCGTCGCGGGCCGCCGGCCGCCCGAGGCGTTGGCGCCGCAGGCTCGGGCGATTGGACCCACGGTCGTCGCCAAGTCGCTGCGGGAAGCACTCGAGGCCGACACGATCATCCTGGCGGTCCCGTTCGGGGAGCATCGCGAGGTTGCGAAATCCCTGCCGAGTTGGGAGGGCAAGACAATCATCGACGCGATGAACGCGTTTCCTGTCCCTGAAGAGCTGGGCGGGCTCCCGTCCTCCGCGTTCGTTGCGAAGTCGTTCACCGGCGCCAGGTTCGTGAAAGGATTCAATCACTTGATTGCAACCACCCTGGCTGCCGACCCGGTCGTCGAGGGCGGCCACCGGGTGGTCTTTCTGTCGAGCGACGACGAGGACGCGATCGCTCCCGTGGCGGCCTTGGCCAAACAACTCGGGTTCGCACCCGTCAAGCTGGGAAGGCTCAACGAGGGTGGCGCGCTGGTGCACGCACGCGGCCGCGTTTGGGGCCAGCTCATCTTCCAGGATTTGTTCAAGAAGGAGCAGTAATCGATCTACGACCGTGCGATCGACGCCGAGAACTGGTCGCGCGCGCTAACGTCTTCGAACAGCGCGCGCGACCGCGTATTCCGCCTATCGGTGCCCCTGCCTTAGACATCGATGCGCTGCTCATCATCGGGATCGAACAGGCTGACGCTCGCCGGATCGACGGCAAGGAAAAGCGGTTCTTTTCGCCGGCCGGCAAACCTCGTCCCTGCCGCGGTCGGCCCGCGTTGATGTTGGACGCGGGCCACCTTGGGAGAAATTCGGCGGGCGACGATCTATTCCGCCCGCCGTCAGGTTTCAAGCGTGGCGGATTTCCGTTCCCAGGACCTTGAGGCATTCGCGGATGAAGGCCGCAAGCGCCGTCCAGCCTTTTGCGGAAACCATCGTCCCATCCACATAGGCTTCGGTAGGCGACAGGTCGATGTAGGTGCCGCCAGCCAGCGTCACCTCAGGCTCGCAGGCTCCGAGCGCAGCAACCTTCTTACCACGCACCACACCGTCGACCGCGATCAGGATCTGCACGCCGTGGCAGATCGTGAAGATCGGCTTCTTGGCCTCGTGGAAATGGCGCACGATCGCCTGCACGCGCTTGTCGGTGCGGATGTATTCCGGGCCGCGGCCGCCCGCGCAGTAGACGGCATGATATTGATCGAGCTGCCTCTCTGCTTCGGAGAAGGTCTTGTTGATCAGTGCATAGTGGCCGAGCTTTTCGGTGTAGGTCTGGTCGCCCTCGAAGTCGTGCAGCGAGGTCTTGATCAGATCTCCGGCGTTCTTGTCTGGGCACACCACGTGAATGGTGTGACCGACGGCTTCCATCGCCTGCTGATAGACAAAGATCTCGTATTCTTCGGTGAACTCACCGGTCAGCATCAGTATCTTTTTGCCTGGCATGGCTCTTCCTCTCAGTGTTTTGAGCTAGGCAAGGCGCAGACCGCGCCCTGCCTTTCGGTGAAATCGGATAGGGTCAGAATGGCGAGTCCGGGAAATAGTATTCCTTGGCGTTGGCCTGGGTGATCAGCGGCGCGTCGAGCTTGACGGTGCCACGGACGGGTGCCTGGCCGATCAGGTTGGCGACCGTCATGTAGATGGCAGTTTTGATCATCGACGGCGGGTACGGAGTCTCGACCGGCGTCATCGCGTCGCCGTCGATCACCTTCTTGACGATGTCCTTCATGCCGTTGCCACCGAGCGCCAGCTTGATGTCGGTCCGGCCCGATTGCTTCACGGCCTCGAGCACGCCAAGCAGCATGTCGTCGTCATTGGCCCAGACCGCATCGATATGCGGGTACTTGGCCAGGTAGTCCTGCATCAGCTTGAAGGCTTCGTCGCTGTTCCAATGCGCGTACTGGATGTCGAGGACTTTCAGGTTCGTGCCCTTGATCGTGTCTTGAAAGCCCTTGATGCGCTCGTCGTCGATGACGGTCGGAATGCCGCGCAGCACAACCACGTCGCCCTTGCCGCCGAGCTTGTCGATCATGAACTTGGCGGTGTTGGTGCCGACCGCGATATTGTCACCGGCGAGGTAAAGATCCTGGATCGACGCGTCGGTCAGACCGCGATCGACGACGGTGATGAACGTGCCCATGTCCTTGATCGCCTTGACCGGCTGGGTCAGTTCTTCCGAGCTGTAAGGCAGGATCACCAAAGCATCCGGCTTGCGGCTGGCAGACAGGTCCTCAAGCGCGCTGACCTGCTCCGCCGCCGACGGTGACGTCTTCACGACGACTTCGACGTTCGGGAATGCGGCATTGATTTCCTTGGCCGCGGCCTGCGCGTGATAGACGATGCCGGCGGTCCAGCCGTGATCGGCCGCCGGTATCGACACGGCGATGACTTTCTTGTCCTGCGCCATGGCCTGGCCGGCCAGCAGCAGCGAGCCAAGTGCCGCCGCCGCAATCCATTTTCTACTGAACATTGTCTTCTCCCATTGGACCTACAAGAACGTTAATCCGCGTGGTCCGGACGCGGCGCTATTTCGAATTCGAAAACCGCTGGATGAGCATGGCGATGATGATGATGACGCCCTGAACAGCGGCAACGAGGTATTCGGAGACGAAGTCCGACAGCACCATGAGGTTGGCGATGAGTTCCAGGATGACGGCGCCGGCGACCGTCCCCCACACATGGCCCTTGCCGCCGCGCAGCGCGGTGCCGCCAATCACCACGGCTGTGATGACCTGCAATTCCCAAAGCTGCCCGGTGGTCGGCGTCGCGGCGCCCAGGCGCGGCACGTAGCAAATCGCGGCGATGGCCACGCAGACACCCTGGACGATGTAGGCGACGGTCCGCGTCTTGATCACCGAGATGCCGGAATAGCGGGCGACATCCTCATTGGCGCCGACCGCCGCACATTTGCGCCCATATTTCATCTTGTAGAGGATGAAGGATGCGACCGCGGCGACGGCGACGGATATCAGGATGGGGATCGGGATCCCGCCGACCGTGCCGAAATAGACCGGCCGGTAGGCGTCGCGCAGCGACCGGTCGATCGGTATCGTGCCGCCGTCTGTCAGATAGGTTATCAGCGCCCGGAAAATCCCCATCGTGCCCAGCGTGGCGATGAACGGTTCGATCTTGCCAACCGTGACGATGAGCCCGTTGGCAAGCCCGCACAGCAGGCCGACCAGGATCGCCACCACCATGCCCGCGGGAATTGCCCAGATGCCGGCATGCGGCGCCACCGCGTTCATGAACATGATGGTGATGCCGGTGATGAAGGCGGCCATCGAGCCGACAGAAAGATCAAGCCCCCGGACGAGATCACAAAAGTCGCGCCGACCGCGATAATGGCGATGAAGGCGCTGCGGGTGATGACGTTGGCGAGGTTGGTGGCGGACAGGAAATCGGGGTTGATGAGATAACCGACCACCAGCAGAGCCGCCAGCGCAAGGAGGGGCCCGATGTCGGTCCAACCGATGTTGAGATCGAGGGGACGACCCCTGGATGCAGATTCGGTCATGACAGCCATTCAGTGCCTCCCTTGGCTTTCGGCCTTGGCTTGGGGCCACTGGTCGCCAGTACCGCCACATTGCTTTCGGTCATTTCGGCGCCGGAAACCTCGCCGGTGATGCGGCCTTCCCGCATCACCAGGATGCGGTCGCAAATGCCGATCAGTTCCTGCATCTCCGAAGAGATGACGATGCAGGCCTTTCCCTTGGCCACCAGGCCCTGGATGAAGGCGTAGATCTGCGCCTTGTTGGCGATGTCGATGCCGCGTGTCGGCTCGTCGATGATGACCACGGACGGGTCGGTCAGCAGCACTTTGGCCAGCAGAAGCTTCTGCTGGTTTCCGCCTGAAAGCTGAACTGCCTTGGCACTGAAGCTCTTCGGCCTGATGTCATAGGTGTCGACGGCCTGTTCCAGGGCCTCCGCTTCGCGGCGCCGACCCATCGAGAGGCCGGGGTGGAACAGGCCGAGCGCTGAGAGCGTAAGGTTGGGCGCCAGGCGCTCCTGAAGTAGCAGTCCCTTGCCCTTACGATCCTCGGTCAGGTAGCCGACACCGGCGTCGATCGCGGCGCGTTGCGACTGGAAATGGACCGGCTTGCTCTTGAGTTCGACGGTGGCGGTCGCCGGGCGCAGGCCGACAATGCCCTCGAAGAGTTCGGTGCGGCCCGCCCCGACCATGCCGGCAAACCCAAGGATCTCGCCCTTGTGGACCGTGAACGACACACCCTCGGCATAGCCGGGAACGGAGGCGTTGCTGACACTCAGCATCGGCACATCCGAGGGCGCCACGGTTTTTTCGGGATAGAGTGCCGCCAGTTCGCGGCCGACCATCAACCGCGCCATGTCCATCTGGCTTAGCGTCTTGCCGGGATAGGTGCCGACCATCTTGCCGTCGCGCAGAACGGTCACCTTGTCGGCGACCCGCTGCACCTCGTCCAGCCGATGGCTGATATAGAGCACGGCGGTGCCATGGACCTTCAGTTGCAGGACGATCTCCAGAAGCCGTTCAACCTCGCCGCCGGTCAGCACGGCGGTCGGCTCGTCGAAGATCACCACCTTGTGGTCGTCAAGCAGGGCGCGGGCGATCTGCACCATCTGCCGGTCGGCCAGCGAGACGTCGCGCACCAGTGCGGTCGGCGAGACGGCGCAACCGATCTGCGCCAGTTTCTCGGCAGCCAGCCGCCGCATGGTGCGGTCATCCACGACATGGCCACGTGAAAGCTCACGCCCCAGAAACAGATTGTCGGTTACGGTGAGCCCCTCGGCGAGCAGTATCTCCTGATGGACCAAGGCGATGCCGGCATCCTGCGCCTGGGCAGGCTTGGCGAACTTCACCGGCCGCCCGGCCATCGACAGTGTGCCGCGCGTCGGTTCGACATAGCCGGACAGCAGCCGCATCAGTGTCGACTTGCCGGCGCCGTTCTCGCCGATAATGGCGTGGACCTCACCGGGCAGGACCTCGATCGTGACATCCGACAACACCGTCACCGGGCCATACTGCTTGGACAAGCCCTGGGCGCGCAGCACCGGTTCGAGCGAACCCGGCGCATCGCTGGACAACGTGCTTCCGCCCTCCCCGGCGATATTCGCGGCAATGGACATGGGTTTCGACCTCAATCGAATGCCGGCAGCAGGCGATCGCGCGAGTGCTCTATGTGGATGCGCATCGCCTTTTCGGCGGCATCGGGATCGGCCGCGCCGAACGCGGCGAGGATCGCCTCGTGTTCGTCGAGCGCCTCCTCGGTCACGCGGGCATGGTACATCAGGCGGAAGATATGGAAGTGCGTATGCTGGTGGCTCAACGTCTCGCGGATAAGTTCGTTTTGGGAGAACTCCATGATCTTGTCGTGGAAGATCGCGTCCTGCCTGGCGAAGTTCGAATAGCGTACGCGGTCGTCCTTGCCTTCGCGGCGCGACATCACGCCGGCGGCTTCGAGCAACAGATTGAGCTTGGCCTCGTCCATGGCTGCGGCGGCCTTTGCCGCGCCATGCGGTTCGAGCAGCAGACGCATCTCGTACAATTCGTCGAAACGGCGCCGGGTGATCTGGGGCGCGGCACGATAACCGATCAGATGCGTCTTGAGCACCAGGCCTTCGCCTTCGAGTCGGCCCAACGCCTCGCGGATCGGCGTGTGCGATACGTTGAATTCCTTGACCAGGCTGTCGACTGTAATGCGTGAGCCTGGCGCGATCTTCAACGCCATCAACTGCGCGAAGATGGCTTCATAGACATCCTCGACAAGGCTGTTGGCGCGCTGGATGCGACCAGCGCCAAGGGTGACATCACTCGTATCGGGTAAGTTTGCGGTCTGCATCTTTTGCCTCTTGACAGTGAGGACTGCTAACACGATGGTTCCGTCGATGCAATCCTATATCCTATACGATTTTAAAGCGGATACGTTTTAGAGCAAAAGATACCCTTCGTTTCCAGTTCAGCCGCCGTCAAAGGACCCGAACATCATGACCCTCTTCGCCGCCCTGCGGTTGCCGCGTGAAATCCTTTTCGGGAAGGGGCAGCGTCACGTGCTGCCGACGGTGGCCGACCGATTCGGTCGGCGCGCTCTGGTTTGCACCGATGAGCGTTTCGCCGGCACCGCGGTGTTCGCGGAGATCATCAAGTCCCTTCAGTCAGCCTCGATCGAGGTGCTGGTGCATGACCGCGTCCTGCCCGACGTGCCGCGTGACACGGTCGGCATCTGCGTCGAGGAAGCGAAGGGGTTCAAGCCGGACATGGTAATCGGCATCGGCGGTGGCAGCTGTCTTGATTTCGCCAAATGCGCCACCTTGCTGCTCAGCCATGGCGGCAAGCTCCAGGACTATTACGGGGAGTTCAAGGTGCCGGGCCCGACGCTGCCGCTGATCGCCGTGCCCACCACGGCCGGCACCGGTTCCGAGGTGACGCCGGTCGCGGTTATTTCCGATCCAGACCGGACGCTTAAAGTCGGCATATCGAGCCCTTACCTCATCGCCGCTGTCGCTGTCTGCGATCCCGAACTGACGATGACCTGTCCGCCCGGCTTGACCGCGATCGCCGGCGCCGACGCCTTGACGCATGCCATCGAGGCTTTCACCGCCATGCGGCGCGGAGAAGACCCGAACCTGCCGCAACAACACGTCTTCATTGGAAAGACTGCGCTCACCGACCATTTTGCGTTGCTGGCGATAAAGCTGCTTGGTCGGAGCCTGGAGAAAGCCTGCACCGACGGCACCGACGCCGATGCGCGTGCCGATGTCATGATGGGCGCGCTGGCAGCGGGCTGCGCCTTTGGGACGGCCGGAACGGCCGCGGCGCATGCCGTGCAATATCCGGCCGGCGCCCTTACCCACACGGCCCATGGTTTGGGCGTGGCGACAATGATGCCTTACGTCATGACCTATAACAGTCGCGTGGCCGCCGCCGAAATGGGCGAGATCGGTATGGCACTTGGCCTTGCGACC is part of the Mesorhizobium loti genome and encodes:
- a CDS encoding NAD(P)-binding domain-containing protein — protein: MSYAIVGFGKIGQALAHAFARKNIDVTVAGRRPPEALAPQARAIGPTVVAKSLREALEADTIILAVPFGEHREVAKSLPSWEGKTIIDAMNAFPVPEELGGLPSSAFVAKSFTGARFVKGFNHLIATTLAADPVVEGGHRVVFLSSDDEDAIAPVAALAKQLGFAPVKLGRLNEGGALVHARGRVWGQLIFQDLFKKEQ
- a CDS encoding sugar ABC transporter ATP-binding protein; protein product: MSIAANIAGEGGSTLSSDAPGSLEPVLRAQGLSKQYGPVTVLSDVTIEVLPGEVHAIIGENGAGKSTLMRLLSGYVEPTRGTLSMAGRPVKFAKPAQAQDAGIALVHQEILLAEGLTVTDNLFLGRELSRGHVVDDRTMRRLAAEKLAQIGCAVSPTALVRDVSLADRQMVQIARALLDDHKVVIFDEPTAVLTGGEVERLLEIVLQLKVHGTAVLYISHRLDEVQRVADKVTVLRDGKMVGTYPGKTLSQMDMARLMVGRELAALYPEKTVAPSDVPMLSVSNASVPGYAEGVSFTVHKGEILGFAGMVGAGRTELFEGIVGLRPATATVELKSKPVHFQSQRAAIDAGVGYLTEDRKGKGLLLQERLAPNLTLSALGLFHPGLSMGRRREAEALEQAVDTYDIRPKSFSAKAVQLSGGNQQKLLLAKVLLTDPSVVIIDEPTRGIDIANKAQIYAFIQGLVAKGKACIVISSEMQELIGICDRILVMREGRITGEVSGAEMTESNVAVLATSGPKPRPKAKGGTEWLS
- a CDS encoding ABC transporter substrate-binding protein — protein: MFSRKWIAAAALGSLLLAGQAMAQDKKVIAVSIPAADHGWTAGIVYHAQAAAKEINAAFPNVEVVVKTSPSAAEQVSALEDLSASRKPDALVILPYSSEELTQPVKAIKDMGTFITVVDRGLTDASIQDLYLAGDNIAVGTNTAKFMIDKLGGKGDVVVLRGIPTVIDDERIKGFQDTIKGTNLKVLDIQYAHWNSDEAFKLMQDYLAKYPHIDAVWANDDDMLLGVLEAVKQSGRTDIKLALGGNGMKDIVKKVIDGDAMTPVETPYPPSMIKTAIYMTVANLIGQAPVRGTVKLDAPLITQANAKEYYFPDSPF
- a CDS encoding DJ-1/PfpI family protein; this encodes MPGKKILMLTGEFTEEYEIFVYQQAMEAVGHTIHVVCPDKNAGDLIKTSLHDFEGDQTYTEKLGHYALINKTFSEAERQLDQYHAVYCAGGRGPEYIRTDKRVQAIVRHFHEAKKPIFTICHGVQILIAVDGVVRGKKVAALGACEPEVTLAGGTYIDLSPTEAYVDGTMVSAKGWTALAAFIRECLKVLGTEIRHA
- a CDS encoding iron-containing alcohol dehydrogenase; translated protein: MTLFAALRLPREILFGKGQRHVLPTVADRFGRRALVCTDERFAGTAVFAEIIKSLQSASIEVLVHDRVLPDVPRDTVGICVEEAKGFKPDMVIGIGGGSCLDFAKCATLLLSHGGKLQDYYGEFKVPGPTLPLIAVPTTAGTGSEVTPVAVISDPDRTLKVGISSPYLIAAVAVCDPELTMTCPPGLTAIAGADALTHAIEAFTAMRRGEDPNLPQQHVFIGKTALTDHFALLAIKLLGRSLEKACTDGTDADARADVMMGALAAGCAFGTAGTAAAHAVQYPAGALTHTAHGLGVATMMPYVMTYNSRVAAAEMGEIGMALGLATKGQSANEMAAATIEEIRRLFAAIGITPTLADLGLPADKLDWTAEQALGIDRLIKNNPRPFDLATMRRLVQAAHDGDLAACVM
- a CDS encoding SDR family oxidoreductase, with the protein product MGKLDGKVAVITGGSSGMALASAKRFVEEGAYVFITGRRQEALDEAVKLIGRNVTGVRGDASNLDDLDRLFDTVKREKGKIDVLYASAGTGEAVPLGEVTEQHFDAAFNLNARGTLFTVQKALPLFNNGGSIFMTGSVASIKGFPGYSVYAASKATLLAFARGWLNELKGRNIRVNVLHPGPIATPMQDQVLTEEAKQMFESLIPRGKMGRPEEIAAVALFLASDDSSFVNGVELSVDGGFSAI
- a CDS encoding GntR family transcriptional regulator produces the protein MQTANLPDTSDVTLGAGRIQRANSLVEDVYEAIFAQLMALKIAPGSRITVDSLVKEFNVSHTPIREALGRLEGEGLVLKTHLIGYRAAPQITRRRFDELYEMRLLLEPHGAAKAAAAMDEAKLNLLLEAAGVMSRREGKDDRVRYSNFARQDAIFHDKIMEFSQNELIRETLSHQHTHFHIFRLMYHARVTEEALDEHEAILAAFGAADPDAAEKAMRIHIEHSRDRLLPAFD